TCTGCGGTAGTGTATCCGAGTTCATCTTTAGATGATAACCACAATACTGCATCCTCTGAAATTGCCAGTACAGTCTTCAATGAGCCAAGCGGGGTTGTCGAAAATGGAGAGGATGGGTTAGCTGAGAATGAGGAGGAACCTCTTTGTGAGAGCGCTAACAGAAGCGGCAATTCCAGCAGAGTGGAAAAGTCTGAGGAGCCCAGTGCTACCGGCGACAGCCATAAAGAAAAGACCACCATGGGGGAAATTCCAGTGGAAAGTATGGATAAGAGAGCTGCTTTGCAGTGGCTTATCCCCCAAGGCATTTCTCAAGGGAAAAAGTATAGCAAGTACATGCGTACTCAGACGGTGGATGTCAGTTCAGAATCCTCTGAAAGCGATACTGGCTTGGTCGGAACGCTGCATGTCAatcaagaggaaaaaaAGTTTGTACCACCGCCAGCGGCTTCCACCGTGATGGCTGCAATTTCAGTCATCACTTCCCCGGTACCAACTCAAAAATACATCAAGGACCCGAGCCTGCGTACCGATGCCATAATTCATGATAAGGTATATCACCCGGATGAGCTGCCGCCGGCGCATTATATGAATAGGCCGTTTatcaagaaagtgatctATCCCAACGAATCGAACAACAGACATCAGGAGCGTATAGCCAGAGCTTGGCAAGAAACCATGACGTGGAGAAAGGTCCTGGTTGACCTAAAACCTGACTCGCATAACAATATATGTGTGAGAAGAAGGTTTACCAACTTATTCGGCAATGTAGTCGTACATAACATGGTCGAGACTCATTTTGGCGTACAAGCTTGTGAGAAATATGCAACGTTATAATATAAGAATAATTTCTAGCATCTTTGAATAAAAAAGCTGCTAGGCAGATGGTTACTTAGTTGTATCTCGAGTAGACGCAAGATAATGTTAAAAATAAGCCCTGTAGGGGGCTCGAACCCCTAACCTTGTGATTAAGAGTCACACGCGCTACCGATTGCGCCAACAAGGCTTGTTaatttgttgaaaaaaattatGTTTATAATTATACAAGTAATAACTTCAGTCACATGACCACCTCCATGCCAGACTGAAAAAAGCCATTGCCTGTTATCGGGCTGTAGGTCACTTAAGTCAGTATCCATGGCAACAAGGCAAGTTCGAAACCACCATTGCATAAGGTTCGCCTGATCAACTTTCAAGGTTCTATAGAATGCGATGAGGTATGAAGTTCTTCGTGGTAAACTGTGAGAAGCCCATATTATGAGGTGCGAAGCGTGAAtagtttcttcagaaagAACGGCAGAAATTCACAATGGGGAAAGTAGAGAAAAGGTAGAAAGATATAAAAGGTCATTATTTTGATCATTCGCAGGATTAAATGGTTCAATTACTACTCTTCCTAGAGCCAGTAGCTATTGAATTCAAAGTAAATTGCTATTACAGACAATGTCGCAAACAATAACACCAAATAACGATCTTTCGCTGGTCCCGTCGCTTGAAAAAGCGGTGGAGCTATCCAGGATCTCTGATGCTTCAACCCCATCTAACAAGGCTGCTTCTGATGTATACGAACTGGAAAAGCCGGAGGAGATTCCGCTGGCAGAGAAACCGCTAAAAGAATATGCCACGGTTATTATCATGTGTCTGATGATCGCTTTTGGTGGATTTGTTTTTGGGTGGGATACGGGTACGATCTCAGGGTTTGTGAATCACACGGATTTCATCTTAAGGTTTGGACAGTACAATCCAAATACTGATTCTTATTATCTATCCGATGTCAGAACAGGTCTTATAGTGGCTATCTTCAACATTGGGTGTGCTATTGGTGGCTTGACTTTGGGTCGTCTTGGTGACATGTATGGTCGTCGTATTGGTTTAATGGGCGTGGTCATGGTTTATGTTGTTGGTATTATAATTCAAATCTCTTCTGTCAACAAGTGGTACCAATATTTCATTGGAAGAATCGTTTCTGGCCTCGGAGTTGGTGGTATTGCTGTCCTGTCGCCAACATTGATTTCTGAGATTGCTCCTAAACACCTGAGAGGGACCTGTGTGTCTTTCTACCAACTGATGATCACTTTGGGTATCTTCTTGGGTTATTGCACAAATTATGGTACGAAAAAGTACTCCAATTCTGTCCAATGGCGGGTCCCATTGGGTCTCTGCTTTGCCTGTGCTATCTTCATGGTTGCTGGTATGCTGATGGTGCCTGAGTCTCCAAGATATTTGGTTGAGAAAGGTAGATTCAGCGATGCTAGACGATCCTTGGCTAGATCAAACAAACTCTCAGTCGACGACTTGGGCGTGACGTGCGAATTGAGTGCAATTACCGCTGGTGtggaagctgaaagagaagcagGCAATGCCACCTGGGGCGAACTGTTCTCTGCTAAAGGTAAAGTTCTACCACGCGTCATCATGGGGGTGATGATTCAGTCCTTGCAGCAATTGACCGGCAACAACTACTTCTTCTACTATGGTACCACAATCTTCAAGGCTGTCGGGCTAGAAGATTCTTTCGAGACGGCTATCATACTTGGGGCTGTCAACTTCGCCTCCACATTTGTCAGTTTATGGATCGTGGAAAGATTTGGTCGTCGTAAATGTCTCCTATGGGGTTCTGCTTCCATGGCGGTATGTTTCGTCGTCTTT
Above is a genomic segment from Torulaspora globosa chromosome 1, complete sequence containing:
- a CDS encoding sugar porter family MFS transporter; protein product: MSQTITPNNDLSLVPSLEKAVELSRISDASTPSNKAASDVYELEKPEEIPLAEKPLKEYATVIIMCLMIAFGGFVFGWDTGTISGFVNHTDFILRFGQYNPNTDSYYLSDVRTGLIVAIFNIGCAIGGLTLGRLGDMYGRRIGLMGVVMVYVVGIIIQISSVNKWYQYFIGRIVSGLGVGGIAVLSPTLISEIAPKHLRGTCVSFYQLMITLGIFLGYCTNYGTKKYSNSVQWRVPLGLCFACAIFMVAGMLMVPESPRYLVEKGRFSDARRSLARSNKLSVDDLGVTCELSAITAGVEAEREAGNATWGELFSAKGKVLPRVIMGVMIQSLQQLTGNNYFFYYGTTIFKAVGLEDSFETAIILGAVNFASTFVSLWIVERFGRRKCLLWGSASMAVCFVVFASVGVTSLWPQGSQAPSSKSAGDVMIVFTCIFIFCFATTWAPIAYVIVAESYPLRVKNRAMAIAVGSNWIWGFLIAFFTPFITSAINFYYGYVFMGCLIFSYFYVFLFVCETKGLALEEVNQMYEEGVLPWKSVDWLPAERRSLSYDPEAAHTDDKPWHKRFS